One Prolixibacteraceae bacterium DNA segment encodes these proteins:
- a CDS encoding AhpC/TSA family protein produces MKKVTYLLFFTMLLASCQKNTFHITGDVNGIKDGMIYLQEIKDNKLAKTDSTTVKDGHFEFEGAVKYSTLMFIGPTGAKPKNIKLYVDNNEITLSGDLKSDQKIIIEGSISQNLVNTLNKDQEVIQDKLKPLIEAYHKEKDPEKKNKIREKAISLSDQVVKNQIKFVDDHMDSHVSVYMTAYDLRGQVEFEKLEKMTKTFEQNFPGSDVVKVLSDKIAKEKKTAIGQKAPDFSVKDINGNTVTLASYKGKYVLLDFWASWCGPCRREAPNFVKIYNKYKDKNFDIFGISLDKEESKWKKGIEDMHFAWNHTCDFKVWKAEVARLYNVNSIPTCYLIGPDGVIIAKGIVGEELDKKLDSLLN; encoded by the coding sequence ATGAAGAAAGTTACTTACTTATTATTTTTCACCATGCTCTTGGCTAGTTGCCAAAAAAATACATTTCATATTACAGGAGATGTAAATGGCATAAAAGATGGTATGATTTACCTACAAGAGATTAAAGATAACAAGCTTGCAAAAACAGACAGTACTACGGTAAAAGATGGCCACTTTGAGTTCGAAGGTGCTGTAAAATATTCTACTCTAATGTTTATTGGACCTACAGGTGCCAAACCTAAAAACATTAAACTATATGTAGACAACAATGAGATCACTCTATCAGGAGATTTAAAAAGCGATCAAAAGATTATTATAGAAGGTTCTATCTCCCAAAATTTAGTGAATACACTGAATAAAGATCAAGAGGTGATTCAAGATAAACTAAAGCCACTAATCGAGGCTTACCACAAAGAGAAAGATCCAGAAAAGAAAAATAAAATCAGAGAGAAAGCAATCAGTCTGAGTGATCAGGTGGTAAAAAACCAAATTAAGTTTGTGGATGACCACATGGACTCTCATGTTTCTGTGTATATGACTGCTTATGATCTAAGAGGACAAGTTGAGTTCGAAAAATTAGAAAAAATGACTAAGACTTTTGAGCAAAATTTCCCTGGATCAGATGTGGTAAAAGTTCTTTCTGATAAGATTGCTAAAGAGAAAAAGACAGCTATTGGTCAAAAGGCCCCAGATTTTAGCGTAAAAGATATCAATGGAAATACTGTTACTCTTGCATCATATAAAGGGAAATATGTATTGCTTGACTTTTGGGCTTCATGGTGTGGTCCATGTCGTAGAGAAGCACCAAACTTTGTAAAGATTTACAACAAGTACAAGGATAAGAATTTTGACATCTTTGGTATCTCTTTGGATAAAGAAGAGTCAAAATGGAAAAAAGGAATCGAAGATATGCACTTTGCATGGAATCACACTTGTGACTTTAAAGTTTGGAAAGCTGAAGTTGCTCGACTATATAATGTGAACAGCATCCCTACTTGCTACCTTATTGGTCCAGATGGAGTAATTATTGCAAAAGGAATTGTTGGTGAGGAGCTTGATAAAAAACTTGATTCTCTTCTTAATTAA
- a CDS encoding menaquinone biosynthesis protein, translated as MKKVKISAVSYLNSKPMIHGITKDSVMEQVDLALDHPSDCAKKLLDGTVDLGLVPVAILSQLKEYHIVSDFCIGGDGPVHTVVVASDVPLHEIETIYLDYQSRTSVMLCRILCKYFWNISPEFKKGYDGYHKEVIGGTTAAVVIGDRVFDIEHNHKYMIDLSDMWRKSTGEPFVFAAWVANKPLETEFVNSFNTALAKGCDDIKETVDIYQPLFAGVDITNYLENEICYDLTPSMKRGLELFLTYVNKIENE; from the coding sequence ATGAAAAAAGTAAAGATATCTGCTGTTTCTTATCTTAATAGTAAGCCGATGATTCATGGAATCACTAAGGATTCTGTCATGGAGCAAGTGGATCTTGCATTAGATCACCCTTCAGATTGTGCTAAGAAGTTGTTGGACGGAACAGTCGATTTAGGTTTGGTTCCAGTTGCAATTTTATCTCAGTTAAAAGAGTATCATATTGTCTCTGACTTTTGTATTGGTGGAGATGGACCTGTTCATACGGTTGTTGTTGCTAGCGATGTCCCACTGCATGAAATAGAGACCATCTATTTGGATTATCAATCCAGAACATCTGTGATGCTTTGTCGTATCCTTTGTAAATATTTTTGGAATATATCTCCTGAATTTAAGAAAGGGTACGATGGCTATCATAAAGAGGTAATTGGTGGTACCACTGCAGCGGTTGTGATTGGAGATAGAGTTTTTGATATTGAACACAACCATAAGTATATGATAGACCTATCGGATATGTGGAGAAAGTCTACCGGTGAACCATTTGTTTTTGCTGCTTGGGTTGCAAACAAACCTCTAGAAACAGAATTTGTAAATTCTTTTAATACTGCTTTAGCAAAAGGATGCGATGATATAAAAGAGACTGTAGATATCTATCAACCACTTTTTGCAGGAGTGGATATCACCAACTATTTAGAGAATGAAATATGTTATGACCTTACACCTTCTATGAAAAGAGGGTTAGAGTTATTTCTTACCTACGTAAATAAAATTGAGAATGAATAG
- a CDS encoding nodulation protein NfeD → MNSTKSVFHYFLFSIFLVLAHIQANGSEKRILTYELKDQINSVSWYDTQRAFESASQDSIDAILIFMNTYGGKVKDADSIRSKILRSTIPVYIFIDNNAASAGAIISLACDSIYMTSSGSIGAATVVGLTGEAMPDKYQSYQRATMRATAEAKGKIKDKDGAMVWRRSPIIAEAMVDEEIVIPGLSKKGKVLTFTAAEALEHRYCDAIVESPTELYSRLGVEPSDVKSYQYSLSDRFVRFFVSSYIPGILVVVLLIGLFSGLKMPGAISPFGILILAGALFFIPLHIFGVAAFWEIMLFGVGVILLFLEIFVIPGFGFTGVSGITCVLTSLVLALIDNDIFNFEGVEEATISSAMSIVLVALVVAIIAMFFIGHQISMKNSPLFKKLGLHSAVDGVSQSESYSESMQSVMGQEGVVFSDLRPIGKVKVNGILYEASTILGYLPKGTMVVVVEKEMGQLIVEKIEEN, encoded by the coding sequence ATGAATAGCACGAAGAGCGTATTCCACTATTTCTTGTTTTCTATCTTTCTTGTCCTCGCACATATTCAGGCTAATGGATCGGAGAAACGTATTCTTACATATGAATTAAAAGACCAGATTAATAGTGTCAGTTGGTATGATACGCAACGAGCTTTTGAGAGTGCCTCACAAGATAGTATCGATGCAATTCTTATCTTTATGAATACATATGGTGGGAAGGTAAAAGATGCCGATTCAATTCGTTCTAAGATATTACGTTCGACAATTCCAGTGTATATCTTTATTGACAACAATGCTGCATCTGCAGGGGCAATTATTTCTCTTGCTTGTGACTCTATCTACATGACCTCTAGTGGTAGTATTGGTGCTGCAACAGTGGTTGGTTTGACGGGAGAAGCAATGCCTGACAAATACCAAAGTTATCAACGTGCTACGATGCGAGCTACGGCAGAAGCGAAAGGAAAGATAAAAGATAAGGATGGGGCTATGGTTTGGAGACGATCTCCTATCATTGCGGAGGCGATGGTTGATGAAGAGATAGTGATTCCTGGATTAAGTAAAAAAGGGAAAGTCCTCACCTTCACTGCCGCAGAGGCATTAGAACATCGTTATTGTGATGCCATTGTAGAGTCTCCTACAGAATTGTATAGTCGTTTGGGTGTAGAACCTTCCGATGTCAAATCCTATCAATATTCATTGTCAGATCGTTTTGTTCGTTTCTTTGTTTCCTCCTATATTCCTGGAATACTTGTTGTTGTCCTACTTATAGGACTCTTTTCAGGACTTAAGATGCCTGGAGCGATTAGTCCTTTTGGAATATTGATACTAGCAGGAGCACTATTCTTTATTCCCCTTCATATCTTTGGGGTTGCTGCATTTTGGGAAATTATGTTGTTTGGTGTTGGAGTCATCCTTCTCTTCCTAGAGATCTTTGTCATTCCCGGTTTTGGTTTTACAGGAGTGTCTGGGATTACATGTGTCTTAACCTCTCTTGTACTTGCTTTGATTGATAATGATATATTCAATTTTGAGGGAGTCGAAGAAGCAACCATTTCATCTGCAATGTCGATTGTATTGGTCGCATTAGTTGTAGCAATTATAGCTATGTTTTTTATAGGACACCAAATCTCCATGAAAAACTCTCCATTATTTAAAAAGTTAGGTCTTCACTCTGCTGTGGATGGTGTCTCACAATCAGAATCATACTCCGAATCGATGCAGTCTGTCATGGGACAAGAAGGAGTGGTGTTTTCAGATCTTCGACCTATTGGAAAAGTAAAAGTAAATGGAATCTTATATGAAGCATCTACGATACTTGGTTATCTTCCTAAAGGGACAATGGTTGTCGTGGTAGAGAAAGAGATGGGACAACTTATTGTTGAGAAAATAGAAGAGAATTAG
- a CDS encoding right-handed parallel beta-helix repeat-containing protein codes for MNIESKYCQRAILLFLFYSFYFVALAQTPSYSSSHKYYVSPHGVDTNGGSETEPFKTLNHAFKQLGAGDTLFMMKGSYHEEGLISTKKGTKSNPIVITNYQSDLVTIEGAVPVTTLSNTGWIHDKGDIYKIKLEEDIWQLFYKGEWTMLARWPNASFANNYAWDRSLWCQGVESKSLIQTNASGDLEGVEYDDPITGHDLSSLKFDATGAMAVLNVFNFSTYARKVTKHNAGDDFFFYDAKSVRLKPVFHYYFFDSKYEFIDEAGEWYYDPNSQYLYLWSPTGGVPSDVTVRNIDKGIFIKRCDYVKFDGIYFHASGVEVEKSNYVSFENCEFLYPCFNKRTLGKTGAETGLFFRNCKNSSVVNSTLAYTDGLVVKFDKGEYNTVDNCLLHDLDYTVAHHSGNSGFLWFRSCPYSTFRRNEVYRTGASEGVMISGNSMVELNKIHDIHPLQHDGAMVHLFMGANDCTISNNWFYNNSKPSIRMQDGPRDVLNPDQGPGLVHHNVSFNTLSTSFMLKGDYKRVFNNISMNKIVFADKSRDPNSPIHNNSQSANNATQEEVSFKAGKHENNWIGDDLGETLTEQVFDWNNFDFRPRLESSFINTGKKIALKYKGSSPDIGAYEYEDTYYWIPGRKLSKTSNPIPADNATTIYNKVDLIWLQAYKSIDSEVYFGDAYDIVTTATKSSDTFKGRQSNNIYHPYSLVKGKRYYWRVDAVQNGKTMKGDTWTFIAGQDANVSKNRLTITLKGTDGTKEWPLEDANVMIKNKRGVTNSEGVFRIDPLENDLYKVEVSKIGYTPKTVYVNLQKDFVLNEMLLIEGSTTMVDSNNRSFKIYPNPAKDVVTISGSNVIEQYQIFNTNGCLVKQKQTSKNKVRIDISELPSGTYVIQFKVKNSVINKTLIKS; via the coding sequence ATGAATATCGAATCAAAATATTGCCAAAGAGCAATTCTACTTTTTTTGTTTTATAGTTTTTATTTTGTTGCTCTTGCACAAACACCTTCTTATAGTAGTAGTCACAAGTACTATGTTTCACCCCATGGAGTTGATACCAATGGGGGTAGTGAGACAGAGCCTTTTAAAACACTGAACCATGCATTTAAACAGCTTGGGGCAGGGGATACTCTCTTTATGATGAAAGGAAGTTATCATGAAGAGGGGCTGATATCAACTAAAAAAGGAACAAAGAGCAACCCTATTGTTATAACCAATTATCAGTCGGATTTAGTTACAATAGAGGGTGCTGTTCCAGTCACCACATTGAGTAACACTGGATGGATACATGATAAGGGTGATATTTATAAAATAAAATTAGAAGAGGATATATGGCAGTTATTCTACAAGGGAGAGTGGACCATGCTTGCTAGGTGGCCTAATGCTTCCTTTGCGAACAATTATGCATGGGACCGTTCTTTATGGTGTCAAGGTGTGGAGTCTAAATCTTTGATACAAACGAATGCATCAGGGGATTTAGAAGGAGTTGAATATGATGATCCCATTACTGGACATGATTTGTCGTCATTAAAATTTGATGCGACAGGAGCCATGGCGGTGTTGAACGTGTTTAATTTCAGTACCTATGCAAGAAAGGTGACCAAGCATAATGCAGGAGATGATTTTTTCTTTTATGATGCTAAAAGTGTTCGTTTGAAGCCAGTATTTCACTACTATTTTTTCGATTCGAAATATGAATTTATCGACGAAGCAGGAGAGTGGTACTATGATCCCAATTCACAATATCTCTATTTATGGTCTCCTACAGGAGGTGTGCCTTCAGATGTAACTGTAAGGAATATTGACAAAGGGATTTTTATAAAAAGGTGTGATTATGTAAAGTTTGATGGGATCTATTTTCATGCCTCTGGTGTCGAGGTAGAGAAGTCTAATTATGTCTCTTTTGAGAATTGTGAGTTTTTATATCCTTGTTTTAATAAGAGAACATTAGGAAAGACAGGTGCTGAAACGGGTCTTTTTTTTCGTAATTGTAAAAATAGTAGCGTCGTAAATTCCACCCTTGCTTATACAGATGGATTGGTCGTGAAATTCGATAAAGGAGAGTACAATACCGTAGATAATTGTTTACTTCATGATTTAGATTATACCGTTGCTCATCACAGTGGCAACTCTGGTTTTCTTTGGTTTCGTAGCTGTCCTTATAGTACTTTTAGACGCAATGAAGTCTATCGAACGGGGGCTTCAGAGGGGGTGATGATTTCGGGCAACTCTATGGTCGAATTAAATAAAATTCATGATATCCACCCTCTACAGCATGATGGAGCCATGGTTCACCTTTTTATGGGAGCCAATGATTGTACTATTTCAAATAATTGGTTCTATAACAACTCCAAGCCAAGTATTAGAATGCAGGATGGGCCTAGGGACGTACTCAATCCAGACCAAGGACCTGGATTGGTTCACCATAATGTCTCTTTTAATACCCTATCCACCTCTTTTATGCTGAAAGGAGACTATAAGCGAGTTTTTAACAATATTAGTATGAACAAGATCGTCTTTGCAGACAAGTCTAGAGATCCTAATAGTCCAATACATAACAACTCACAAAGTGCCAATAATGCCACACAAGAAGAGGTCTCTTTTAAGGCAGGTAAGCATGAAAATAATTGGATCGGAGATGATCTCGGTGAAACCCTAACAGAACAGGTCTTCGATTGGAATAATTTTGATTTTAGACCCCGTCTAGAGTCTTCGTTTATCAATACAGGGAAGAAGATCGCGTTAAAATATAAGGGAAGTAGTCCCGATATTGGGGCTTATGAATATGAGGATACTTATTATTGGATTCCAGGTAGAAAACTTTCAAAAACGAGTAACCCAATTCCAGCAGATAATGCCACGACTATTTATAATAAGGTGGACTTAATTTGGCTGCAAGCATATAAATCTATTGATTCTGAAGTCTATTTTGGAGATGCGTATGATATTGTAACCACTGCAACAAAAAGTTCAGATACATTCAAAGGTCGTCAATCTAATAATATATATCATCCTTATTCGCTTGTGAAAGGGAAACGATATTATTGGAGAGTAGATGCAGTTCAGAATGGGAAAACAATGAAAGGTGACACATGGACTTTTATTGCTGGACAGGATGCAAATGTATCTAAAAATAGGTTGACCATTACATTAAAAGGGACGGATGGAACAAAAGAGTGGCCGTTAGAAGATGCTAATGTTATGATTAAAAATAAACGGGGAGTGACTAATTCAGAAGGTGTTTTTCGGATCGATCCATTAGAGAATGATCTTTACAAAGTGGAGGTTTCAAAAATTGGATATACACCAAAAACGGTTTACGTAAATCTTCAAAAAGATTTTGTGTTAAATGAAATGCTTCTTATTGAAGGCAGTACTACGATGGTAGACTCTAACAATAGATCATTTAAAATATATCCTAATCCTGCAAAGGATGTTGTAACAATAAGTGGTTCTAATGTAATAGAGCAGTATCAAATATTTAACACCAATGGTTGTTTGGTAAAACAGAAGCAAACTTCTAAAAATAAAGTTCGCATTGATATTTCAGAATTACCTTCTGGAACTTATGTAATTCAATTCAAAGTAAAGAACAGTGTGATTAATAAAACTTTAATTAAGAGTTAA